The Terrirubrum flagellatum nucleotide sequence CCGCGCGCAACCGAATCGCGTAAAGACCCGATTCTCAGCATGATTCGCATGGAGGACTGCCCATGGCCAAGAAGGCCGCAGTAAAAGCCGCCAAGGGCGCCAAGCCCGCGGCGAAGAAAGCCAAGAAAGTCGCGAAGCCGGCCGGCCCGCGCCCCGGCGCCGCTCTGACGGTGAAGCATATTGCGGCGGAACTCGCCGCGGCTCACGACATGGCGAAGAAGCAGGCTGAAACGATCCTCACGGATTTCGTCGACAGCGTCGTCAAGAACCTCAAGAAGGGCACGAAGATTCGCATCGTCGGCCTTGGCATGCTGCAAGTGCGCAAGCGCGCCGCGCGCATGGGCCGCAACCCGGCGACGGGCGAAGCGATCAAGATCAAGGCGAGCAAGAAGGTGGCCTTCCGCGCTGCCAAGGAGCTCAAGGCCGCGATCTGACGGATTCATTCGTCGGAGCCTTTCAGGTTCTCAAGAAAACGGCGCGCCAGTGGCGCGCCGTTTTTGTTTGCGCCGCAGCGGGATTCAAAGCCGCACGATGACCTTGCCCATCGCCTTGCGATCCTGAAGCTTCGCCAGCGCGCTTTCAAAATCGACGAGTTCGACGACGGAGTCGATCACCGGCTTCATGCCGCCCGCCATCTTGTCGAGGCTCTGCGCGATGTTCTTCATCGAACAGCCGAACGAGCCGAAGATGCGATATTGCTGCTGGAAGAGCTGCATCAGATTCATCGTCGTCGACACGCCTGACGTCGAGCCGCAGGTGACGAGCCGGCCGCCGCGCTTGAGGCAGAGCAGCGAACCGTTCCAGGTGTCGGCGCCGACATGCTCGAACACGACATCGACGCCCTTGCGCTTCGTGAGCTGGCGGACCTCGCCCTCGAAACGCTCCTTGCGATAATTGATGACGTGATCGGCGCCGAGCTTCTTCACGAGGTCGAATTTCGAATCGTCGCCGACCGTCGTGTAGATGGTGCAGCCGATCGCCTTCGCCATCATGATCGCGGCCGTGCCGATGCCTGACGCGCCGGCGTGAACAAGAATGCTTTCGCCGGGTTCGAGCTTCGCATTGTCGAACAGCATATGCTGCACGGTGCCGAAACCGATTGCGGCGCAGGCGGATTCCTCGAAGGTCACGCCAGCGGGAACCGGCGTGACGAGACGCGCCGGCCGGTTCATCAGCTCGCGGCCGAAACCGTCGACATGGAAACCCATGATGCCGCGCACGTCCTCGCAGAGATTGTCGCGCCCTTCCCGGCACGCCTTGCAGACGCCGCAGGTCTCCGCGCCATACATCACGACATGGTCGCCGATCTTGCGGTCGCTCACGCCCGCGCCGACGGCGACGATCTCGCCCGAACCTTCGACGCCGACGCATTGCGGCAGCTTGCGCTTCGCGAACGCCATGCCGCGATAGCCCCAGACGTCGAGATAGTTGAGCGCCATGGCGCGCGTGCGGATCTGGACCTCGCCTTCGCCGGGCGGCGGCGGATTGGGCTCGTCCTCGATCAGGCGAAGATCGCGATCACCGTAAAGTTTTAAAGCACGCATGCTCAGGAGTTTCTTGAAATTAGCGTTGAATACCCATCGACGCGGTCAAACCACCATCGACGGGAATGGTCACACCCGTGACATAGGAAGCCGCAGGGCTGAGCAGAAACGCAACAACGGCGGCCACATCTTCCGCTTTCGCGAAACGGCCGGCGGGCACCTGCTTCTCGATCTTGTCGCGATAGGCGGCGTAGCTCTCAAGCATCGCGGTGTCGACGAAGCCCGGCGCGACGGCGTTGGCGGTGACGCCGCGCTTCGCCGTCTCGATGGCGAGATTCCTGGTATAGGCGATCATCGCCGCCTTGGTCGCGGCGTAGGCGCCGTTGCCCTGCGTCGCGCGTAGAGCCGCCGCAGACGAGATCGCGACGATGCGGCCTTCCCGCTTCATGGTCATCGGACGGACGAGCGCCGAGACGATGCGCGTCATCGCCCAATAGTTCACTTGCATCGCCGCTTCGGCCTTGTCCTGCGCCATCATCGCAACGAGCGTGTCGTAGCTCTGGCCTGCGTTATGGACGAAGCCGTAATAGGCGTCTTCGTCAGCGAGGATTTTCGCAAAAGAGTCGACGGCGTCGCGATCGCCGAGATCAAGCGCGCGCGCTTCGACGGCGGCGCCGGGAATTTCAAAGCGAATGCGCGCGGCGACGGCCTCAGCCTCGTCGCGCGAACTGCGATAGGTGAAGACGACGTCATGGCCGGCGCGCGCCGCCGCCTCGACGATCGCGGCGCCGATGCCGCGCGCGCCGCCGGTGACGAGAACGCGCTTGCGAGCGGAGTCAGCGGTCACGCCGCCGGCTCCAGCCCCATCACCAGGCAGGTGTTCTGGCCGCCGAAGCCGAACGCATTCGACAACACATGGCGCACGCGCGCGTCGCGCGCCTCGTTCGGGACCACGTCGAGCGGGATCGTCGGATCGGGCATGCGATGATTGATTGTCGGCGTGAGGCGCTGATGCTGAAGCGTCAGCATCGACACGACGGCCTCAATGGCGCCGGCGGCGGTGAGCGTATGGCCGATCATCGACTTGTTCGAGGAAATGGGCACTGTTTTCATCCGCTCGCCCATGACGGCGAGGCAGCCGAACGACTCCATCTTGTCATTCTCGGGCGTCGAAGTGCCGTGCGCGTTAACATAGTCGATATCATCAGGCGTCAGCGCCGCGTCGGCGATGGCGTCCTTCATCGCAAGGATGACCGGCTTGCCGTCAGGCGAGGAGCGCGTGCGATGGAACCCGTCGCCGCGATCGCCGGCGCCGAGCAGGAAGCCGAGGATCTTCGCGCCGCGCGCTTTGGCGCGTTCATAGCTTTCAAGAACGAGCGCGGCGGCTCCCTCGCCCATGACGAAGCCGTCGCGATTCTTGGAGAAGGGCTTTGACGCCTGCTCCGGGATTTCGTTCTGCGTCGACAGCGCCGACAGCAGCGAGAAACGGATCAGCGCTTCCGCCTGCACTGAACCGTCAGTGCCGATGCAAAGCGCCGCATCGGTCTCGCCGCGGCGGATCGCCTCGACGCCCATCTGGATCGCGGTCGCGCCCGAGGAGCAGGCGGTCGACATCGAGATCGGCGCGCCCTTGGTGCCGAACCTGTCGGCGATGCGATCGGCCACGCCGCCGAACAGGAAGAGTTCATGAAAGGCCTCGAAGCCGCCCTGCCCTGCGCGCGTGACGAAATCGCGCGAGGTCAGCGTCTCCTTGTCCTCGATCGCCTCGGCTATGGCGAGACGCTGCGGCCATTCCATCTCGACCGGCGGCACGGCGATGAAAAGCGGACCGGGGAAATCTCCCGCGGCGGCGATCGACGACTGATCGATCGCCTCCTCGGCGGCGAGTGATGCGAGTTTCTCCGACAAGGCCGGCGCGCATTGCGGCTCGAACGGCACATGATCGACCGTGCCGGCGATGCTGGTCTTCAACCCGTCGGTCGCAAAGCGCGTGATGCGATGGATGCCCGACCGGCCCGCGGTCATGGCGGCCCAATTGTCGTCCTTGCCCTGGCCAAGCGACGTGACCATGCCCATGCCGGTCACCACGATCAGCGGACGTCCGAGCTTGTCGACTGTGGAAGCCATTCCGCTCTCCCTTTCGCCGCTGATTTAGTGCGCCTTCTCGACCAGCGCGAGGCCTTCGCCGCGCCAATGGCCGAGACCCGTCACGACAACCTGTTCGATCGGCCCGTCAAAGGGCGCCTCAGCGGAGGAGCCGGCGATTGGCGGAAACAGCGCGCCATGTTCGAGAACCGTAGTGGCGAGAAGCAGGCCCGCGGGGAACTGCGCCTCGAAGCCATGTCCGACGAGATTGCCAATGGCGCGCACCGGCGCCGACGGCGCGAGCTTCGCCAGAACCTCGCGCTCCTCGCGCGTCACCGGCTCGACGCCAGTCGCGCCCGACAGGATGGCGAAACGGCCGGGCTTGAGCTTCGGCGCGATCTTGTCCCAAAGACGTGTGAATGACGCGACCGCATCGCCGGGCTTGCGGCGCGACCAGTCGGAGCCCACGGCCGTCAGCTTCGCGCGCGGAGTTCGGCCGCGCGCCTTCGCGACGCCAGCCTCCTCGAGCACCATGAAGGCGCCCATGGCGCCCATGTCGAAACCGGCGCCGGCGCCCGCGCGCTCGAACACCGGCGTCCACGGTCCTTTGCGATTGAAACGACGGAATTCATACAGCAGATGCAGATCGGGCCGCTGCGAGGCGAAAGATCCGCCGACGACGAAGACGTCGCCCTGCCCCGCGCTAATGCGCGCATGGGCGATGCGGACGGCGTCGACGCCCGCCTGCTCCTCGCCCATGAAGGTGCGCGAGGCGCCGATCACGCCATGGACGATGGCGATGTTGCCGGCGAGCAGGTTCGACAATTGCGCGAGGAAAAGCGTCGGCTTGAGATCGTTCATCAGCCGCTCGTTGAGGAAGCGGCCGCGATCATTGGTCTTGCGCAGGCCGGTCGCGATCGCGTCGTCGACCTCATTGTTGCGTTCGCCGCCGCCGGCCGCGACCACGATCTGCGTCTGCGCCAGCCGCTCGGCGTCGCCCTTCAGTCCCGCGTCGTCGAGCGCAAGACCGGCGGCATAAGTGCCGATGCGTTGCCACGGCTCCATCTGGTTCTGGTCGACCTTCTTCGCGATCTGGCGCGACCATTCGAGCGGAATGATAGGGTGAACGGTGACGGGCGCGTAGGTTTCGGCGTCGAGCTTCGGCGCGGCGCCATTCGCAGCGGCGTCCCAATGGGCCTCGAGCCCCTCGCCGAGGCTCGACACCAGGCCTGCGCCGGTGATCCAGACTTCTCTCGCGGTCATTCCTGCAACAACTCCCCGCGGGTTCAAGATCACGCCGCACTTTGATTGAAGCGATCAAAGTGCGGGAACGTGATCGATTCTAAAAATTCAGAGCATGGCTCTTGCGAAAAACCGGTTCCCACTTTTTCGCGCCATGCTCTATGCGGCGATTGGCAAACCGATCCGTTCGGCGCGCGTCTTCATGAGCCCGCGAAGATCGTCGGGCAAGGGCATGATCCGGAACATCAGTTCGGCGTCGCAGACGCGCTTTCCCGCAACCGACATCGAGGCGTTGGCGACGGAATAGCCGGAGCCTTCGTGGGCGAGCGCAGCGTCGATCACGAGCTCTGCGTCCGGACCGATGAAGGTGCGGAACTTCGCTTTCTCCACACCCGCAAGAAACGGCATCTTCGTCAGGCCATTCAGGCCGAGAATGAGATAGCCGCAGGCCTGCGCCATGGTCTCGGTCAGCAGCACGCCCGGAACCAGGGGATGACCGGGGAAATGACCTTCGAAGACAGGGCTTTCGGTCGGCACCTTCGCATGCGCCGTCAGCCGCGCGGCGGCGCGGTCGAACGCTGCGATCCTGTCGATCATGTCGAAATATTCGAGGCGCATGGCGCGCGACAGCTATCGATGGAGCGACGGCCTGGCCGTCGCCGCCGATTACGCCGCCTTGGCGGCGACCAGCTCGTCGATCTTGGCCGAGAGGTTGGAGAGCTTGAAATACTCTTCCGCCTTGACCTTGCCCTCGTTGACCTCCTGGGTCCACTCCTCGAGCGGCAGCTTGATGCCGAACTTCTTGTCGATCGCGAAGGCGATATCGAGGAAGGCGAGCGAGTCGATGCCGAGATCGTCGATCGCGTGGCTTTCCGGCTTGATCGTGTCGCGCGGGATGTCGCAGGTCTCGGCGATGATGTCGGCGACCGTCTCGAAAGTGGAAGACATATTTGTGCCCTTCAGTCTGCGGCTCTCATCCGGTCCTTGCCGGACGCATAGAGCCACGGGCGCAGTTCATGCGCCTGAATCCGTTCAGATGTGAACCATCCGTTAGTCGATCGGATCGCCGCCCGCAAGCCAGCCGGCCTTGACGCGGGCGATGTGGCTGTCGATGTCGCCGGCTGCGATCGCGGCCCTCAACCCCGCCATAAGCTCCTGATAATAGGCGATGTTCGCCCAGCTCAGCAGCATCTGGCCCAGCATCTCGCCGGATTTGGTGAGATGATGGAGATAGGCGCGGCTGTAGTCGCGGGCGGCGGGACAGGATGACGCGGCGTCGAGCGGCCGTTCATCATCCACATGCCTGGCGTTGCGGAGGTTGACCTTGCCGAAGCGGGTGTAGGCCGTCCCGTGTCGGCCCGCCCGCGTCGGCATCACGCAATCGAACATGTCGACGCCCCGGCGCACCGCCTCGACGATGTCGTCGGGGGTTCCAACGCCCATGAGGTAACGCGGCTTCCCCTTGGGCAGCCAGGGTTCGACGATCTCGATCATGGCGAGCATCGTTTCCTGCGGTTCGCCGACCGCGAGGCCGCCGATCGCATAGCCCTTCAAATCCATTTGCGTGAGCGCTCGCGCGCTTTCCTCGCGGAGGTCTCTCTGGTCCCCGCCCTGCACAATGCCGAACAGGGCGCGTCCCTCGGGCTCGCCAAAGGCCGTCCGGCAACGCTCGGCCCAACGCAGCGAAAGCCGCATCGCCTTCTCCTGCTCGGCCCGCGGCGCCGGCAACCTGACGCATTCGTCGAGCTGCATGACAATGTCGGCGCCCAGCAGATTCTGGATCTCGACCGACCGTTCAGGGGTGAGACGATGGGTCGATCCGTCGATATGGGAACGGAAGGTCACGCCGTCCTCGCTCATCTTGCGGAGCGCCGCGAGCGACATGACCTGGAAGCCGCCGGAGTCGGTCAGGATCGGGCGCGGCCAGCGCATCATCCTGTGCAGGCCGCCAAGCCGCGCCACCCGCTCCGCGCCGGGGCGCAGCATCAGGTGATAGGTGTTGCCGAGCAGGATGTCGGAGCCGGCCTCCCTCACCTGCTCGGGATAGAGGCCCTTCACCGTGCCGGCGGTGCCGACCGGCATGAACGCGGGCGTCCGGATCGCGCCGCGCGGGGTCGAAATCTCGCCCGTCCGCGCCGCGCCGGCGGTCGCGGCGACGCGAAACGAAAAACTGTCGCTCATATCAGGCGCAGGTGAAGTGGCGCGCCGGCGCCGTCAAGCCCGCTGGAGGCTCCTGCGCCTTCGCGAGGCTACAGCACTGTCATGCTGACATTGATCGTCGAGCATCCGGAGCCGGCCGGCGTGTTGGCGCAGACCCTGAAGCTGTAGCTGTCCTCGCCCTTGTAGCCTTTCGTCGCGTGATAGCGAAAGCGCGCCACGTTGATCTGCTTGATCACGCCGTGACGCGGCGCCCTGACGACCGACGACCCCGTGAACTCCCGGCTTGTGCGAACGCGGCCCGGCTTGAAAGCGTAGTTGCAGCGGCCGTGATCCGTCTGGGAGGTCCATGTCACGCTGTCATTCTGCGCCGGGCGAAAGGCGGAGATGATTGTGTTGCACCTCGCCAGGGCGGGCGCGGAGAGACAACAAGCGCTGAGCGCGACAACAACGAATTTCATCGGCTTTCACAAACCCTTGCTCCGGTTCAAGGGCTAGCTTGGCGTCTGCGCGCCAACAAGTTGCGCCGAACGAATGGGGCTTGAACGAAAACGAAGAGCGGATGCGCGGCCCATGCGGCGCTCACTTCATATGCGCGGTGATGATGACGGTCGAACAACCCGACTGCACGCCGCGCCGCGCGCACACCTTGAAAGCGTAGACGTCGGTTCCCTTGAACAGATATTTCGGCGCGTAACGAAACACCGCGTCGCCGGATTTCACCAGCGAGCCGATTTCGGGCCGCTGGCGAATGGTCACGCTGGTGAGCTGATAGGGCCGCCCTTCAAGGAAGCGATGCTCGCAGACCGAGCTCTGGGTCACTTCCGCCGTCCAGAACACGGAATCGTTGATTTCAGGAAAATGGAGGGGCGCATCGATGGCGCAGTCGGCGCGCGCGGACGCGGGCAGAAAAGGCAGCGACGCCGCCAGGATCAACGCCCCAAGGAGCCGCATGCTCGCTTGCCCGCCCGCGCGAAAAGATCAGAAACACTCTGACATCACGTCATCAGGCGCGATGCAAGAGGCTGGAGTCGCCGTAGGAGTAGAAGCGATAATTGTGATGAATAGCGTGTTGATAGGCGCTTTTCATGCGCCCTGTCCCGGCGAAGGCGCAGACCAGCATGAACAGGGTCGACTTCGGCAGGTGAAAATTCGTCATCAGGAGATCGGCGGCGCGAAAGCGATAGCCGGGCGTGATGAAGATATCGGTTTCGCCGGCGAATGCCCGGATCGTTCCGTCTTCGGTCGCGGCGGATTCAAGCAGGCGCAGCGACGTCGTGCCAACGGCGATGATGCGGCCGCCATTCGCGCGCGTCTCGTTCAGGGCCTGCGCGGCCTTCGCGCTCACCTCGCCCCACTCCGGATGCATCCTGTGATCGCGCGTATCCTCGACTTTCATCGGCAGGAAGGTGCCGCCGCCGACATGCAGCGTCACGACATGGCGCGACACGCCAGACTTATCGAGCGCGGCGAGCAAGCGCGGCGTGAAATGGAGGCCCGCCGTTGGCGCGGCGACGGCGCCGTCGCGCTCGGCGTACATCGTCTGATAGTCGGCGACATCCTTCTGATCGGCGGCGCGCTTGCCCGCGATGTAAGGCGGCAGCGGCATGCGGCCCGCCGTCGCGATCGCGATGTCGAGATCGGGACCGGAGAGATCGAAACGCAGCAGGATTTCGCCGCCGTCGAATTTCTCTTCGACGGTCGCATCGAGCGAACCAAGCAGGCAGGCGTTTCCCTCGCCTTCGCCGAACCGGATGCGGTCGCCCACAGCGAGACGCTTGCCCGGCCGCGCGAGCGCGCGCCAGACATCGCCCGCCTCGCGCTTCATCAGCAGCGCCTCGATGCGCGCGCCCTCGCCCGACGCGCGCCGGCGCACGCCGTCGAGGCGCGCCGGAATGACGCGCGTGTCATTGACGACGAGCGCGTCGCCGGGGCGAAGAAACGCCGGCAGATCAGCGACAATTCGATCTTCGAAATCGGCGTCGGGACGCACGACCAGCATCTTCGCGCGATCGCGCGGCGACATCGGCCGCAGGGCGATGCGGTCTTCTGGAAGGTGGAAATCGAAATCGGAAACGAGCATCGCGAACGCTTGCTGCGATGTCAGCGATTTGCGGATTCACCTCCCCCCTTGTGGGGGAGGTCGGCGCGCAGCGCCGGGAGGGGGGTGACAAGAATCGCGACTTGGTCGCGAGAGTTCGAGGCTGACCTATCCCCCTCTCCAACTCTCCCCCATAAGGGGGGAGAGGGTTTCGTCTGCGCTACGTCGCGCATTTTCTTGCAATGCTTGGAACGTGCTTACTGCACGTCCGCCATGACGCGCATCGACAGGATCTTGTCCGGATCGCGCACCGGCTCGCCGCGCTTGATCTTGTCGACATTCTCCATGCCTTCGACGACCTTGCCCCACGCCGTGTATTGCTTGTCGAGGAAGCTCGCATCGTCGAAACAGATGAAGAACTGCGAATTCGCCGAGTTCGGATTCGCCGCGCGCGCCATCGAGCAGACGCCGCGCTGATGGCTCTCATCGTTGAACTCGGCCTTCAGATCAGGATATTCCGAACCGCCCATGCCGGTGCCGTGCGGGCAGCCCGTCTGCGCCATGAAGTCTTCGATGACGCGATGGAAGACGATGCCGTCATAGAATTCCTCGCGCGCGAGCTTCTTGATGCGCTCGACATGGCCGGGCGCGAGGTCCGGCCGCATCGCGATGACGACCTTCCCCTTGGTGGTTTCGAGGATGAGCGTGTTTTCCGGATCGAGGCTCATGAGGATGTCCTTGTGAGGGGTGAGAGGATCAGATGGCCGTGGACGGCGCATCGAAGATGAAGCGGATCGAGATCGGCCGGCCTGCGGCCGACGCTCCGAACCTGTTGCTCAAGGGGAATGGCGCGCACTGCGCCACCGCCCTCCTGATCGACGCGGTCAGCGCCTCGCGCTGGGCGTTCGACGCCAGGCGGCTGACATAGGTCACGCGCGGCTCTCCGACAAGCGCGCCGTCCCGGGTCAGGCTGAAGCGGATCGTGGCGTCGAGCTTCGTTTTCGCAAGATCGGCGGGCGGCAGCCAGCATGACCGGATGAAGTTCCCGAGACCGCGCGGATTGTCGATGGCGTTCGGCTTCTCCGCCTGCTGCGACAGGTGAATGTCGCCGCGAATGCCATCGCCGCCGAACGCGCGCTGACCGCGCCGGAGTTGCAGCAACGGCCGATCGGGATCGGCGTAGGGACCCGTCGTTCCCGGGAGATAGCGCTGCCCCGTTGGCGGCGGCAGGGCCGGATTGACCGCAGGCGGCAGCGCCGGATTGTCGAAAGGCGGCGGCAGGCCGAGATCGCGCGTCTGCTGGCCGAAGGCCGCATTCGCAACCAGGCCGGTCGCGATGCAGCCGATCAGGGCGGCCGCGCGGCGCATCGCGCTACTTCGCGTCGGCCAGCATCCGCATGCGCACAATCTTGTCTGGGTTCGAGACCTGGCCGTTCTGCGCCGAGGAGCCCTTCTTGATCTTGTTGACGACATCCATCCCCGACACCACCTCGCCCCAGATGGTGTACTGGCCGGTGAGCGGAGCGCAGCCGTCATAGCAGATGAAGAACTGCGAATTGGCCGAGTTCGGATCCTGCGCGCGGGCCATGCCGACGCTGCCGCGCTGGAAAGGCTGCGGCGAAAATTCGGCCGGGAGATTCGGCAGGTCGGATTTGCCCGTGCCGGTGCCGGTGGGATCGCCGGTCTGGGCCATGAAGCCGTCGATCACGCGATGGAACACGATGCCGTCATAGAAGCCGCGCTTGGTCAGCGCCTTGATCTGCTCGACATGTTTCGGCGCGAGATCGGGACGCAGGCGGATGACGATGCGGCCGTCTTTCGTGTCGAGCGCAATGGCGTTGTTGGGATCGACATTCTGGGCGTGCGCCGTGACGGCGAGCAGGGAAAAGGCCGCGGCCGCAATAATCTTTCGCATGACGTCTCCAGGGAACGCGCCCGTCAGGGGCGCGGAAATTTCTGCTTCAAACGGGCGACGACCGAAGCCGGCGCAAACGGGCTGACATCGCCGCCCATCGCCGCGATCTGGCGGACAAGCGTGGCCGTGATGGGGCGGACCAATGGCGAGGACGGCAGAAACACTGTCTGGATGTCAGGCGCCATCACCGCGTTCATGCCGGCCTGCTGCATCTCGTAATCGAGATCCGTGCCGTCGCGCAGCCCGCGAATGATCATGGTCGCGCCGACGCGCGCGGCCGCCGCGACGGTCAGGTCCGAAAAGGTCGTGACCTCGACGACCGAGCCCGTCTCTTTCTCGATCGGCGCCGCGACCTCGCGGATCAGCTCGGTGCGTTCGTCGACGGAGAACAGCGGCGTCTTGTTTGGATTGACGCC carries:
- a CDS encoding HU family DNA-binding protein, with product MAKKAAVKAAKGAKPAAKKAKKVAKPAGPRPGAALTVKHIAAELAAAHDMAKKQAETILTDFVDSVVKNLKKGTKIRIVGLGMLQVRKRAARMGRNPATGEAIKIKASKKVAFRAAKELKAAI
- a CDS encoding zinc-binding dehydrogenase, which gives rise to MRALKLYGDRDLRLIEDEPNPPPPGEGEVQIRTRAMALNYLDVWGYRGMAFAKRKLPQCVGVEGSGEIVAVGAGVSDRKIGDHVVMYGAETCGVCKACREGRDNLCEDVRGIMGFHVDGFGRELMNRPARLVTPVPAGVTFEESACAAIGFGTVQHMLFDNAKLEPGESILVHAGASGIGTAAIMMAKAIGCTIYTTVGDDSKFDLVKKLGADHVINYRKERFEGEVRQLTKRKGVDVVFEHVGADTWNGSLLCLKRGGRLVTCGSTSGVSTTMNLMQLFQQQYRIFGSFGCSMKNIAQSLDKMAGGMKPVIDSVVELVDFESALAKLQDRKAMGKVIVRL
- a CDS encoding SDR family NAD(P)-dependent oxidoreductase, with protein sequence MTADSARKRVLVTGGARGIGAAIVEAAARAGHDVVFTYRSSRDEAEAVAARIRFEIPGAAVEARALDLGDRDAVDSFAKILADEDAYYGFVHNAGQSYDTLVAMMAQDKAEAAMQVNYWAMTRIVSALVRPMTMKREGRIVAISSAAALRATQGNGAYAATKAAMIAYTRNLAIETAKRGVTANAVAPGFVDTAMLESYAAYRDKIEKQVPAGRFAKAEDVAAVVAFLLSPAASYVTGVTIPVDGGLTASMGIQR
- a CDS encoding beta-ketoacyl-ACP synthase, with the protein product MASTVDKLGRPLIVVTGMGMVTSLGQGKDDNWAAMTAGRSGIHRITRFATDGLKTSIAGTVDHVPFEPQCAPALSEKLASLAAEEAIDQSSIAAAGDFPGPLFIAVPPVEMEWPQRLAIAEAIEDKETLTSRDFVTRAGQGGFEAFHELFLFGGVADRIADRFGTKGAPISMSTACSSGATAIQMGVEAIRRGETDAALCIGTDGSVQAEALIRFSLLSALSTQNEIPEQASKPFSKNRDGFVMGEGAAALVLESYERAKARGAKILGFLLGAGDRGDGFHRTRSSPDGKPVILAMKDAIADAALTPDDIDYVNAHGTSTPENDKMESFGCLAVMGERMKTVPISSNKSMIGHTLTAAGAIEAVVSMLTLQHQRLTPTINHRMPDPTIPLDVVPNEARDARVRHVLSNAFGFGGQNTCLVMGLEPAA
- a CDS encoding beta-ketoacyl-ACP synthase, whose translation is MTAREVWITGAGLVSSLGEGLEAHWDAAANGAAPKLDAETYAPVTVHPIIPLEWSRQIAKKVDQNQMEPWQRIGTYAAGLALDDAGLKGDAERLAQTQIVVAAGGGERNNEVDDAIATGLRKTNDRGRFLNERLMNDLKPTLFLAQLSNLLAGNIAIVHGVIGASRTFMGEEQAGVDAVRIAHARISAGQGDVFVVGGSFASQRPDLHLLYEFRRFNRKGPWTPVFERAGAGAGFDMGAMGAFMVLEEAGVAKARGRTPRAKLTAVGSDWSRRKPGDAVASFTRLWDKIAPKLKPGRFAILSGATGVEPVTREEREVLAKLAPSAPVRAIGNLVGHGFEAQFPAGLLLATTVLEHGALFPPIAGSSAEAPFDGPIEQVVVTGLGHWRGEGLALVEKAH
- a CDS encoding 3-hydroxyacyl-ACP dehydratase FabZ family protein codes for the protein MRLEYFDMIDRIAAFDRAAARLTAHAKVPTESPVFEGHFPGHPLVPGVLLTETMAQACGYLILGLNGLTKMPFLAGVEKAKFRTFIGPDAELVIDAALAHEGSGYSVANASMSVAGKRVCDAELMFRIMPLPDDLRGLMKTRAERIGLPIAA
- a CDS encoding acyl carrier protein, which translates into the protein MSSTFETVADIIAETCDIPRDTIKPESHAIDDLGIDSLAFLDIAFAIDKKFGIKLPLEEWTQEVNEGKVKAEEYFKLSNLSAKIDELVAAKAA
- the tgt gene encoding tRNA guanosine(34) transglycosylase Tgt, whose amino-acid sequence is MSDSFSFRVAATAGAARTGEISTPRGAIRTPAFMPVGTAGTVKGLYPEQVREAGSDILLGNTYHLMLRPGAERVARLGGLHRMMRWPRPILTDSGGFQVMSLAALRKMSEDGVTFRSHIDGSTHRLTPERSVEIQNLLGADIVMQLDECVRLPAPRAEQEKAMRLSLRWAERCRTAFGEPEGRALFGIVQGGDQRDLREESARALTQMDLKGYAIGGLAVGEPQETMLAMIEIVEPWLPKGKPRYLMGVGTPDDIVEAVRRGVDMFDCVMPTRAGRHGTAYTRFGKVNLRNARHVDDERPLDAASSCPAARDYSRAYLHHLTKSGEMLGQMLLSWANIAYYQELMAGLRAAIAAGDIDSHIARVKAGWLAGGDPID
- the queA gene encoding tRNA preQ1(34) S-adenosylmethionine ribosyltransferase-isomerase QueA; amino-acid sequence: MLVSDFDFHLPEDRIALRPMSPRDRAKMLVVRPDADFEDRIVADLPAFLRPGDALVVNDTRVIPARLDGVRRRASGEGARIEALLMKREAGDVWRALARPGKRLAVGDRIRFGEGEGNACLLGSLDATVEEKFDGGEILLRFDLSGPDLDIAIATAGRMPLPPYIAGKRAADQKDVADYQTMYAERDGAVAAPTAGLHFTPRLLAALDKSGVSRHVVTLHVGGGTFLPMKVEDTRDHRMHPEWGEVSAKAAQALNETRANGGRIIAVGTTSLRLLESAATEDGTIRAFAGETDIFITPGYRFRAADLLMTNFHLPKSTLFMLVCAFAGTGRMKSAYQHAIHHNYRFYSYGDSSLLHRA
- a CDS encoding peptidylprolyl isomerase, whose product is MSLDPENTLILETTKGKVVIAMRPDLAPGHVERIKKLAREEFYDGIVFHRVIEDFMAQTGCPHGTGMGGSEYPDLKAEFNDESHQRGVCSMARAANPNSANSQFFICFDDASFLDKQYTAWGKVVEGMENVDKIKRGEPVRDPDKILSMRVMADVQ
- a CDS encoding peptidylprolyl isomerase, giving the protein MRKIIAAAAFSLLAVTAHAQNVDPNNAIALDTKDGRIVIRLRPDLAPKHVEQIKALTKRGFYDGIVFHRVIDGFMAQTGDPTGTGTGKSDLPNLPAEFSPQPFQRGSVGMARAQDPNSANSQFFICYDGCAPLTGQYTIWGEVVSGMDVVNKIKKGSSAQNGQVSNPDKIVRMRMLADAK
- the coaD gene encoding pantetheine-phosphate adenylyltransferase — its product is MAKNRIAFYPGSFDPVTNGHVDQLREACRIADKVVVAIGVNPNKTPLFSVDERTELIREVAAPIEKETGSVVEVTTFSDLTVAAAARVGATMIIRGLRDGTDLDYEMQQAGMNAVMAPDIQTVFLPSSPLVRPITATLVRQIAAMGGDVSPFAPASVVARLKQKFPRP